The Tachysurus vachellii isolate PV-2020 chromosome 23, HZAU_Pvac_v1, whole genome shotgun sequence genome segment TTTTCACTCTTCAGTGGTGCACAAAGCAAAGTGCAGGAGGCATTAATTGTCTCATTTACCATTttgattttatccatttttttccataaacCTTTCCTTAAAGTTTGTGTTCTAAGTCTTTTATTTGAAGCGCATGTAAATAATAACTAGGGTAGCTTtatttcatctcagaaatattgatattataagaaatatgatgtctcTAAATGATGATGTATGAAAATTAAGCAGgaggcagagctttttctttattagtgttcaggactcaggCACAGACTCAGTATTTAAGTCCAGACTGAAAACATATATGTTTAGTCAAACCTTTCAGATctacatttggcagacatccttatccagagcgacttactttTTATGTAGTGATCTGTTAGGTGAACTAGGATGTTTGGATGCTGTCGCCTTACCACTCTCACATGTTCACTCAGgattgcagactgtggagtgttTGGATGCTTTATGTCCCAGGATCACCTTTTGACTTTCACTTTTAGTTATAATGTCACAGCTAGTCTCTGTTGAGCTACACATGCTCACTGTGTTCCTAACCAGTTCTGCTGTGAGTCTCATCACCTGGAAGTACTCACTGCTGGTCAGGCTCTATGTGGACTACGTGGGGAGCCATGAAACTGCTGTAGATAGAACCACTTAGAGATCAGTttttatgattataaataatgatttCACTCTTTTTGGTTCATATccaggtttcttcttcatgtaGTCTCAGGGAGTGTTTCCTCACCATTGtcacctctgacttgctcattagagttaaatttatacatttgtagaatttaatcaaataaaagcattaatTCATTAAGAATAGAAAACAGTCCAAAATGCAAGACAATATCAGAAATGGTAGACAGACACAGTTCAGTTCATCAGCAAACAGCAAAGCAGAGAGGAGGCAGAATCAAAAACATTGAACAAACAAAGTCAAAATCAAAATTGATGAATGACAAAAGGTATTGTATGGATAGGACACCACAGAACCTGAACATGTACTGGctgaaaataaaactgttttataAACGTGAGCAGTGactgtgagacaaaagacagcagCTGAGATGCAGCAGACTGCTGACTGTGAATGTGGTGTGCAGGTGTGTTGTGAAAGTGGAGTCTTGTGCCGTGTTTGTTGGCTGCAATATGTGATGTGAAATGACTTGACTTAATATTGCATTGTAACagtgtatttttaaagaaatgtataaGCCATATTGCTACATTTTAGGGTGTCtgttttattcaacattttGTTATCAAGTAACTCATTAAATATGGCCTCATGATTTTTAATTTCGATTTCAACTCACTCACTGTACTCTGTAGGGCGACAACCTCATCCGACCAATTAGATAAACCGCCCTCTATATCGTTGACACTCGCTTTGACTTGGTCTAACTCCAAGCGAAGCGCCGCAgtgctgtttattatttcagATTTCACCGCTCGTAATTCGCTCTTAAGAAAGTCAAAGTCTTCTGCAAGGGCATCCTTCAGTTCTGATTTAATCACCGCTGAAATATCAGACTTCAGTGCGAAAAGTATTTCAGACTTCAAACCAGACGTATCCATTTCGCTGGGATTTGGTGAGGGTGGAGCCGATTCACTCCTGGCCTTAGAAATATTCCGGTCAGAGGAGGCGTTCGGCCTATCGCCCGCAGATCCCGTGTACTTGTATTTTCTGAGATTTGTCGCCATTTCCGTAGTTTTTAGTATCGACTTAGCAAGAGGGTCCAGTACTAAAACTTCTGGAGTCGAGTTTTGAAATAATACTTTAAGAATAAACACTACTTTAGGTAAGCATGCCAGGAGCCCTGCCAAACACGACTTACTGCTTTGCCGCCATAGAGCGGCCCCCATGATTTTTAATTTCACTTAAATGAATTCACTTCATCCAACATACTTCCACTGTACCTGAGATTTCTATTAAAAATTCACACTACATTTCAAGATTCCTAACTTGTTCAAACCTGGGCTTGAACTTAGTTCAATTCTCCTTGTATAACAAAAATCCAGTCATAAGTCATGGTCAAGAATCTTCTTGACAGATGGAAGGATTGCAGATTCACTAGGTCTCAGTTAAGAAATTGGGGGTGAACATTTCAGGTTTttataaccctaaccctaacccactaTCACATTGCGGGGATGAAGacagacccaaacgcaggacagctcaAAATAAACAGGGGGGTCCAGtttggactttggccatgtgcgtttgtttatgttctgtgttcatgtgtctgccccgcccctgtctcttcctccccgcctctgcacacctgttcctgatgtgttaattgtcttgtgtCCTATGGCGGCGCGGAATCCTCGTCTCTTGTCGTGTCTTGTGttcgtctgtgttcctgttgtgtgttttaagttaataaaccgggttatttttacgctatcctgcatttggttCCATTTTTATCCCCGCATTGCTGACCAATTGCAATGCAGGCATTTATCACCAGTTGTCTCTACTAATTTTTTATAgagtataaatatttaatgatctcacacacattatttcTAATTCAGTCTAGTAATCTGAAATTGAGTCCCCCATACAACATTGGACTATGAAAAAATAACAATCTGGTTGGCTTGctttacattttgtgttgtaAATGTATTCAGTTAGATGGGGATTTTAAATAAtcattcaataataaaaaaaaattcaaacaaaaatgcTCCTAAAATTGTTCAGTTagactctcttcctctctctataatttctctctctctctttctcgttctcTTGTTTCAGTGTTTGAAAAGCAAATGCTGCATCATTGGCAAGCAGGCAGCTGGAAGAGAGTTAAGGGGAGTGTgagtacatgtgtatgtgtgtgtgaatgtgtgtttatgagcatgtgtatgaaagtgtgtatgcgtgagagagagtatatgtgtgtgagtatgtgtgtatgtgtgtgcgtgagagagtatgtgtgtttatgagtatgtgtatgaatgtgtgtgtgtgtttgcatgtgtgaatTTGTCTTTAGCTCTTTCCTACTGGGAAATGTAGTGTGCATATAGAATATATAGTGAATATATAGaagatatatgtgtgtatgtgtgtgtgtgtgtgtgtgtgtgtgtgtgagagagagagagagagagagagagagagagagagagagaagaagtgaGAAGTACATTAGGAAAGTTAACACAGTAAAAGCAACAGTTCTTTGGATTAATGGCAGAAATGGTGATGTTAATGGAAGTAAAGATAACCGTGATCAAAGTGGGAAGGAATGACAGCATGCATACGTTTCTCCACAATATGTTTGTTCTGCAAGAAACCATTTGAAATCCAACTCATATTTTTAGAGTGTGTTCCATTATATAGTGGCACAGAGCCCAAATGGTTCTAAATGCTTTTAGCTAATTTAAGCAGAACAAAAGGACTTCTGTTTTACTTTGTGTTCATGGTGAATGTCATTAAAAGCTACAGTCAATCTGCAAACCAGACCATACtagaaaaaaacagtatattcactatatagtgcagTAGTTGGTGAAATTGGAGAAATCCCACATACAGTGCTGTATGTTAGTGTCCAGTGTAGATGAGGAGATCTCTGAAGCACAGAGGTATggagaattcaattcaattcaagtttatttgtatagcactatttacaactgacattgtctcaaagcagctttacagaacataaacatagaacaaaaggctAATATAAagagtaatataaagattaatataatacaaaattcaagattaatattatctgtgaacaagtctgaggtgactcaggtgactgtggggaagaaaaactcccttagatggtaaaggaagaaaccttgagaggaaccagactcaaaggggaacctcatcctcatctgggtgacactgggggtgtgattataaatatacagtctgataaatgttgtgttggtgtaaaagatcacatggagttcacatctcctctttagtatcacagagtctaactgaagctggtagatctctagaagcctcaggatcctcacagagtcgacctcatctcagtggaggtccaaaatcttcttGGCACAGAagacaatttctggatgcctcgggaagggtagaaagagagaagcagtggagaggaattaacatatttgcaagtctgattatgggatgtattatgtgtacgtctgactaaagagatgagtttttaatctacatttaaactgggaaagtgtgtctgagccccgaacactatcaggaagactattccagagtttgggagctaaataagaaaacgctctaccacctttagtagacagatattctgggaactaccagaagtcctgagttttgtgatctcagagagcgtgaaggattgtaacgtgttagaagtctagttagatacatgggagctaaaccattaagaaccttgtacgtaagtagcagcagtttgtaatcaattctaaacttaacaggtagccagtgtagagatgataaaattggggttatatggtcatactttcttgtcctagtgagaactctggcagctgcattttggactaactgtagcctatttattaaagatgcaggacaaccacctagtaatgcattacaatagtccagtctagaggtcatgaaagcgtgaactagcttctcagcatcagatacagtcaggatgtttctcagcttggcaatatttctaaggtgaagaaggctgtgattgtaatatggtgatatgattttaaagacaagttactgtctaataaacaccaggtctttcactgtcgagctactagtaacagaacatccctctaaatggtaGCTGAATTGTGAGAGTATGAGGAATAACAACCTTGTActattcatttaataataaagctgagtatcattttaataaaaaggaaacatgaCCCACTGGTAGTGTgtctacaaataaaaatatgaactgGTCCACTAATGGAGTCCAGAGAGACTGAACAGTGAAGGAAAACACATCAGCAATGAAAACATTCAACTTCtgagtttaaaaataattcagctgAACACAGACTATCTGCTTGGTATAGATTGAGTTACAGATATCATGTTAaacttaataaaaattaaagaacCATACAGTGCAGCTGTAAATCTTATTAGCCTGtgaaaaaacaacagttttGCTTGAATGTGTAAAAACATAGAAACGGTAAAATGAATTAGCTTCTTTAGTGATGAACTTTGCCTCGATGTAAATCCAtgttaatttcctgaaaaaaaaaacaactgagaaTTTGTTAAAATTCTTAGAATGCAAACCTGTAAGGTCATTGAAAAGCAACAGCATTGATGTGCTCGAGACATGTGAAGGCACGCAACAATAAATTGTCAATTGTGTAAATTCATAAGTAGTAATTTTCAGTACTTCTCACTCACATAAGGCAGCTGCTTAAGTTATAGCTTTAACTAATACTGTAGCTGTAAATGGGAAAGCAGTAAAGCGTCATAACAACCGCAACTTAGTTGTTACTTTAAATGGTAAGAGCTTTCAACCAAACATGGGTCATTTTTGTCCTCAGATtataattgtgtattgttttttactttaagaaAAGAGTGTAGTTATTGGTTTGCTGATTTAACTGATTATAGTAAGAGGCAAATAACAAATTATCTTGGAAGAAAAATTACATTTAGCGATAACTCAATGATATTTTCTTTGCTATTTGGAAAACCATTTTGTTTAATGGACTCAGCGAAGATCTAGCGTCAGAATTTACACTCATCTAAATAAAGACTATGAAAGATTCGGGTTTTCTTGCTGCAGTTTGGCGTCAGCGCGCGCGTTCCTTATAGGCTGAGGTTTAAAGGAGATTTCTGAGAGGGAGGAGCGCGAGAGCAGCTCGGAAAGCTCACCGAGAGCGCGCACCGGAGAGATTCCTGACGCAGGGACGCGGGAAGCGCGACTGCTGCCGCTGCATTGCAAATCCCCAAGCGCGCGCGTGTCTGTCTCTTTACGGATTTGCGTGTTTGCGCTCGGTATTCGGTGGTGTTGTTTTTCTGAGTTtccgtatctgtgtgtgtgtgtgtgtgtgtgtgtgatgggtggaCATAAAGCCTAGCACAGCGGAGTAAGATTCCTACCGGATATAAAGTACACTGGGAAATAACGGACCCTCGAACGGAAAAAAACGGGAATATTCGCTCACTAcggagtttttttgtttttttttacaagcacacacacacacacacacacactggttcttGTTACTTCTCTCCTATTTGGATCTTATGATCTCCCTCAGTGTTTGGAATTTAAATCGGAATGAAAAACCGCGAAGATCAAAGCGCGTTAACGGcatgaggaaataaaacagctgCGCGCGAGCTTGTTAAAATGGAGCTGCGGAGGCTTTACTGTCTCATCCTTAACACACCGTTACTGCTGTACGGGGAGGGTGAGCgcgcgcgtacacacacacacacacacaccaactgttGTGTCTCACACTTTTAATGGTAgcttttagtgtgtttttgttcaaaTTAACTTATAAAGAAACGTGTAACAAAtagttatatttacatttacaaatattcACAAAGTGTAatcgtgtacacacacacacacacacacacagagagagagagagagagagagagacgttctGACTGAAttgcttaaaatgaaaataaaaatatataatgtttgaAGTGATGccttgacgtgtgtgtgtgtgtgtgtgtgtgtgtgtgtgtgtgcacgtgcgtgtgtaATAGCTGCCTTCACTGAAGTGCCTACagatgtgagtgtatgtgagggtgAGGACGTGGAGATGCCGTGTGCATTTCGTGCCGTTGGTGGGTTTCCATTTGCTTTAGAGATCCAGTGGTGGTACCTAAAGGAGGCGACTCCACGGGACACACATGACACTCACACAGGCAACCGAGCCAAGGTAATACTCAATGTAATGTGATTAATTCAAATCTGTGTTTGGGATTATTTTGGTTATGCACTAGTGTAGGGCAGAAGGGGTTAGTTAGTTGATAAATTGTTTAATGTAGTGAGGAACCCCTTTAGCCCATTAGTCATAAACTGTTTCCACTGTACTAAAATACCTATATGGACACATTAAACCTGCTTGCTTATGAATCTAAAtgtaacacactgtgtgtgtgttgtgtcgaATGATTCCCCTATATTTCATATTCTcactgtgttgtttatgttacaGGTTACTCCAAGAGACGCCACTAAGATCAGTGTAAGTCTAACTAAAGAGGCATTTTAATCAAATATGGTATCAGGGTTACCATAGTAACCATGAAAACATCTGCAAGTTggcatatttataaaatgttgaaTACAACCTTCTGACATCATGTAAACACCCAGCATTAGTGTACTGAATGTAAATGCAGCTctcatacatcacacactctgTAAAACAGTACTGTGCAGAGTCATTTATAGAAtcaattattttcttattaattatATGCTATAACTAACTTAGATTCATTTATAGTGACTGTAAGAATGAcaccttaaaacacacacagtacactgaaCAGTTCCCTTGCAATTGTTGCATGGAAATAATTTATGGTAAATTTAATACTGGTTTCTTGTTGTGTTGATCTTAGACGGTGCGTGTGCAAGGGAATGCCATCTCTCACAAGCTCAGCCTGTCCCAGGTGGGGAAGGCAGATGAAGGTGTATATGAGTGTCGGGTGTCAGATTTATACTCAGATGACACACAGGACTTTAAAGTGCAGGCGACGCTTCGTGTGACACCACGGGACAGCATGCTTGCTGAGGAGGCCGTGTCTCATATCCAAAACCGCTGGACATTAAAGAGTGCAGCACGAGCCACTAATGAACCAGATCAGGGAAAAAGCCACATAAACCCTCTATCGTCATCACAACCAACCCTCGCCACAGGCTCACCACACACTGCTAATACCTCCAACAGACAGCAGCATGAGACCGGTGAGTGATGGAGCAACAGTGCCACCACATGGACGGAAAtgaatacacaaaagaaaaacagagagagagagagagagagagagagagagagacttgatttttaaaacatccttttatttaaaaatatttttttccttttttttttcctaaaaagaGAGAACTCCAGGGAAAATAATTTCGCTCATTTTCCTTTAAGAGTTTTACACTCACAAGAGAAACAGCACCAAAGAAAAGAGATATTAAAAGTTACATATTAGCTCATTTGTACCTGTCTGGCATACGATGTCTGCTGTCTTCCAGCTGTTGCCTCAGATCTCTTATTTTGTAATTCCAGCTTGACAGAGGCAGTTTCAGCAGTACGTGGAGGGAAGCAGTTGAAAAGTTGGGTTGTAGTGAATTGGCTCATCGTCTGGGTTTGGAAAGGGTTGGAAAATATCTCATAATTTTCAAGACTGATGACAGGCTCACAGAACTGACTTACAAAAGTTTGATATTGCTGATAAGTCCATATCCCTTATATCCAGTGCATACAAGTGCTTATCATATTCCAAGTTTAGTATCCATTGGAGTAGGGCACAAGCCGTGCCTACCCATGCTGGACCTTCACCATACAGGAATCTTTGTGCCGTCTTGACTCGACAAGGTATGTCAATTAGGCCTTGGCCCCCCCTCCTGTAGAGGTAAGTAGAGGACAGGTGCCTGCGTCCAGTGTTGCCCATTCCGGAAGAAATttactaacttttttctgtatttcGATAAGCAGTGTCTCTGGACGTTCAAGGAAGGTTAGTTGGTGCCACAGCATTGAGGCACCCAGATTGTTAGAAAAAAGAATCCTTCCCCTGTAGCTGTGGCAAAACCCAGTTCCACTGAGATAGCCTGGCACACACCTTCCCAACCAATCCATCCCAATTTTACATTTGGAAATCTTCCTGGTAAGGATAAAGGCCCTTGAGTCTGCTATTGCCCCATTAAAAAGCCCCCACTCTTCTCCCAGTTTACTCTCGCTGAGGAGGCTTTTTTGTTAAGTGTTAAATTGAGATACATTAACATCTTCTTGAGACTTGATAAAAATTCTAACATTGTCTGCATAAGACAATTTTCTCTTGCTGCCCTCTAAGTGAAACCCCCTGCAGTTCTGCCCTCAGTTTGCAGGCTCTATTTCCAGGCTGTAGAGCTGACCAGACGGGACAGCTGAGGCCTCCCCCTGCCTTGAGAACAAAACAGTCATCAGTGTACAGCAGTTTTAACCACAGCAGAAAGAACATTTCCCACCCCAAAGGAAGTGGGCTTCTGAAATAGATAACCATGATCGACCCTTTTCTTGATCTATATGTACACAGATCAATGGCATCTCTAACTAGGAAAAGACTGGCAATTATTGTGTGATTCGaacagaataaaagtgtttttttttgtgtgtatgaacactgaaacactgtttAACCATATTAGCTTAACATCTTGACAAGATTTTGTAGTCACTACACAACAGAGCTATGGGTCCTTTTTTTGTCAAGAGTGATGTTACTGCTCTAGTGCAGCAACCCGGAAGCCTTTCAATGTCAAGGGTTGCACAGATCTGCTCCTAGAAGTCCTGGAAGTCCGAAAAGTGTTTGTATAATTCATTGGATAGTGTGTCTATTCCTGGTGCACGTCCTGGTGCTAGTTGGTTGACAGCAGTGGTTAGTTCCTGTAGTTCCAGGGGCATGTGCAGTTTGTTCTGTCCTATGGTTAATGTAGGCAGGTTCTTAAGTAGCTTGTCTCTGTGGGAAGAGCTGCAAGACTCTTCATTGTacgagtttggtgtagaaagTTACAGCTTCGTTACTTATTTCAGCTGGGTCCATTGTTACAGTGCCATCTTCCTTTTTCAGATTCGCCATTTGGTTTTGATGAGTTGTGTTCTTGTAAAGGTTGAATGAGAAACTGCTGGGGGTGTTTATGTCTTTAATAAGGGAGAAACATGATCTTAAGAAAACTGCTTTGGCCTGCTCGTGTAGAAAAGCATTTAAGGCTTTTCTCTTACTTTCGAGTGAGTTTTTTGTTCAAAGTGTCTTTTTTTCAAAGAGCTTACTTTCTATGAGGAATATTTCTGTTTCATGTTCTTCATGAAAGTCTTTAAATAATTCTGACATACATGCTGTatatttttgatttgtttttcccATCTACCATGTAACCAAGCTGTTAAaacaatttctgtttttccaCTCATTCCAAAACACCCTTGAAAAATTCGTGAAAACATTTATTCTGAATCCCTTTGGTGTTAAAAGGCCAGTACAATCTACTCTTTTTAGTTTTAGGCATTATGAAATCTAAGGTAGTCATGTGGTGAGCTGAAAAACCTGTAGGATATATGGTTGGGTTAAAAACTCATCCATAAaactgtttttgtctttttctgattTATAAAATCTCTTCTGCCTTGCTGCTACTATCGATGAGTCAGTGGATTTAACCCATGTGTATTGCTTGGTCTCAGACCAGGCCACACTGACTGACAAGTTCTTTTAGAACCAAAGCTGACTGTGGGTGAAGCTCTCCCTTGTTTCTGTCAGCTGTAAAGTCTGTGGTACAGTTCCAATTAGAGTTGAGAAATTTTTGCTACCCTGtttcaaaatgctttttaatttttggaaaagttgtattattttaaaaccaTTGATGGGgcataaatatttatgaaagtaaaattgATTTTCTTCAATTCTGTTTGTAGAATTAATGCTCTGCCCTTTTCTATCTCAGTTACAGTTGTGTTGGTTTGGTCTTGCACCTAGTT includes the following:
- the vstm2b gene encoding V-set and transmembrane domain-containing protein 2B, yielding MELRRLYCLILNTPLLLYGEAAFTEVPTDVSVCEGEDVEMPCAFRAVGGFPFALEIQWWYLKEATPRDTHDTHTGNRAKVTPRDATKISTVRVQGNAISHKLSLSQVGKADEGVYECRVSDLYSDDTQDFKVQATLRVTPRDSMLAEEAVSHIQNRWTLKSAARATNEPDQGKSHINPLSSSQPTLATGSPHTANTSNRQQHETGSVTMVTVEPLMYILPLIFYMLF